In Acidisarcina polymorpha, the DNA window CTGGGGAAACCCGCCTCAGCGCGTTCCTAAGGAAGTACTATGAGCGTTCACTAAAAAATGCCTTGCGTTTCAGTAAGATCACGTGGACCATCGGGATCGGAGCGCTGGTCGCGGCCTTTGTGCTCTTCAAGTTCGTAGGCGGGGAGTTCATGCCCCCGCTGGAAGAGGGTAATTTGTGGATACGAGCCACCATGCAGCAGGACATCTCCTTCCAGCAATCGGCAGACATCGCCAATGGGATTCGCGTCATCCTGCGCAGCTACCCGGAGATAAGCCAGGTGCTCTCGCAGATGGGGCGCCCCGACGACGGCACCGACGTAAGCACTTTTAACAACGCCGAATTCCTCGCCGACCTCAAACCGGCCGGACAATGGCGTCCGCAATTCCACGGAAGCAAAGATGAACTGATCAGCGCCATTCAGAAGGATTTCGAGCGCTACCCCGGCATTGACTTTAATTTTTCACAGACCATCCAGGACAACGTCGAAGAAGCCATGTCCGGCGTGAAAGGCGAGAATTCCTTGAAGTTGTTCGGCAAGGACTTTGACCAATTGACTCGCCTTGCTGATCAGATTCAAGCAATCATGGGCAAGGTTCCAGGGATTACCGATGTCGGAGTCTTCAATGTTACCGGTCAGCCCAGTCTCCTCGTATCCATTGACAGAACCAAGGCCGCCCGCTTCGGTCTTCAGCCCCAGGATGTGAACAACGTCGTTCAAGCAGCGGTCGGTGGCGCACCCATTACCCAGATCATCGATGGGGACAGACGCTTCGATTTCGCGGTCCGGTATTCGCCTGAATTCCGCGACACGCCCGACGCCATCAGTAAAATCCTCATCTCCACTCCCGATGGCAATCAGGTGCCACTCAGTGCCGTGGCCGATGTCGACCTGCGAAACGGGGCTTTCACGATCTATCACGAAGGCGGCCGCCGCTACATCCCAATCAAGTTCAGCGTGAGGGGACGCGACCTCGCCAGCGCAATTCAGGACCTTCAGCAGCAGTTGACCGCCAAGGTAAAACTACCCACCGGCTACGACTACACCTGGGCGGGCGAGTTCGACAGCCTTCGCAAAGAGCAAAAACGGCTTGCGATCATCATTCCCGTGAGTGTGCTGATCATCCTCGTCCTGCTTTACGTTCAGTTCCGGACCTGGACCGATGCCTTCATCATCGTAGGCACGCTTCCGTTTGCCGCCATTGGCGGCGTGTTTACTTTGTTCTTCACCCACACCTCCTTCAGCATCTCGGCGGCGGTTGGATTCACGTCGCTTACCGGCGTCGCAACGCTAGGTGCGGTCGTCTTTCTCTCGGGAATCCGTCGCGCCCAGGAAGAGGATGGCCCTGTAGCCGGACTGACCATGGGCTGCCTCGACGAGATGCGCCCGGTCGTAATGGCATGCTTTGCCGCTGGTCTCGGACTGCTACCCGCAGCCGTCGCTACCGGCATCGGCGCACAAACCCAGCAGCCCCTGGCGCGGGTGGTCGTCGGCGGCATGGTGACTACGCTGCTGGCCATCTTGTTTATTATTCCACTGTTGGCACGGCGGTCCGATCGAGACGAGGAGCAACGACGCGAACTCGCCGGGCCCACTTCATAACTTGGCGAATCATTCGTCTCCGTAAATGAGTGGTGACCCAGTGTCTTGGCGCACGCTGGTCGGCGACGAATCTCTCGACGACGCCTCACCGCCGAGTCACTCATCGCTTTGCTGTATGGCTTGCGGCTATGAGGCAGGATGCGACCCCTCGCTTCAGGGCTCGATTGGCTCTCCCCGTTTCCTCATTGATATGAATGGCCTTGAACTGCCAACGATGGGAGTTCCTAGTCAAGGAAATTGAGGCTGCGATGAAGAAGAACACGGAGTCGAATCGGCACGCAAACTGAAAAGGAATGGAGCGTTGGCTTACTCAGCGTTTCTTCATGCGGGCGAGCCAAACACATATCATTCAAACGAGACCTGATATGGATGTGACTATAAAAGATCAGTCGGTCGAAATCATGCTTGCAACTCCGGGACAGCAGCCAGTCCTCTCGAACCTCTACCAGCTTTACATTCACGACTTCACCGACTTCGTAGAGCGACCGCTCGGAATCGACGGCAGATTTGACTACGACCCGCTCCCGCCATATTGGAGGGATCCAGATCGGTTCCCATTCATCGTTTGGGTTGATGGGAAATTGGGGGGCTTCGCACTCGTTAAAAGGGGATCCGGTTTCTCAGGCGATCGTGAAGTATGGGACATGGCTGACTTCTTCATCGTTCGTGGCGTACGGGGAAAAGGAGTCGGCTATAAGGTAGCAAAGAGACTTTGGCGTCAATTTCCTGGCCGATGGGAAGTTCGTGTCATGGCGAACAACGTGCCAGCCCAAAAGTTTTGGGCGAAGGCAATCTCCCGGTTTCAAGGCAAGTCCGCTGAGGCCGAACTTGTCACAAAGGGGAAAGAGACTCGCTATCTTTTCCTGTTCGATTCCAAAGCAAACCTGCTCGACGAGCCGCAGTAAAACAGATCCAGCCATTCCAACAACGTAGCTCTTACCCACTGCTTTGGTCGAGCTTGAGCGCCTGGAGCGTAACTTCCCGCGTCGGGATTAAGATTGGGCGCCTCAGGTTGACCCTTACTGCCGGCGAATTCGAGTGCCATGCTCACCGCAGGTTCACCCCTAAAGACCCGCTCAGGTCACTGGCATCCCGTTTCGCACCCGGTCAACCGCTTTGGCCCACCCAAGAGCTTTCAATCTCATATATTTACCGCACTAGCGCGTACATTGGTTGTCGAGAAAGTCTTGAATCCGTTCGGGCCGACTGCTTTGGCGGGTAAGATCTCCCAACGCATCAGCACAATCACGGAGCGGATTCGTTAACAGAACAAATGAAATGTGAGTGCGTTATCGGTATTCTTTCAGTAACTCGACCGACCAAATGGTATACTTCGGCTTCTTTCTTGGGAGGTCTCATGGTACGTCGGTCATTTTTTCGTCAACTCGTCGCGTTACCTTTTGCTGGAGTAGCGTCTTCGTTTGGTCAAGGAACTCCGCATAAGTCCCTGAACATCATGATGAAAAGTGCCTGGGGGTCGGATGATCCGACCAAGGCGGCGTTTCCGTTTCTTCACGGCCTCGCGCTTTCCGAGGCGGGCCATTCCGTGCAGATCTTCCTGCTTGGCGAATCGGTCTCACTGATGCGGAAATCACTTGCCGGGGCAGTCGTGCCGGTGGGCTGGCCACCGCTAGAGCAAACCATGACGAAGGTTGCTGAAAGACATGTCCAAATCTATGCCTGCGGCGCCTGCAGCCGTGCGCGAGGGGTCTTGCAAATGGACCTGGATCAGTGGGGGGCAAAGTTCGGCAATCCGGCGATCTTCGTCTCGCTCGTCGAATGGGCTGATCGCGTCATTACGGAATAGTTCCTTGCTGCGCAAGCTTTATCGGCAATATGGATCGTCTATGCCAAGCCGCCCCGGCTCAACCAGGCTTCTTCCGCGAAAGTGCCTGCTATCGCAACGCCCACGCCGTGGAATTGTCGCCATTGCCATGGCCTCGCCCGTCGCGTCAAATTCAGCCGGTCCGCCCGCCTCAGCCGTTTTGCATCGGCATTGGCGTCCAGTGGAGTGTCAGTCCGGCTTGAACTTCATTTGAGTCTCCTGAGCGACCCCGTTTCGCTTTGCCATTGTTTGTCGCAATCTAGATCGAGCACGATGCAGTCGAGATTTGACTGCTGGTTCTGAAAGACCTATGGCGGTTGCGATCTCCCGGATACTAGCCTCTTGGTGAAATCGACTACCTATAATTCCGCGTAGAGACGCAGGCAAAACGCTGATGGCATGAAGTAGAGCGTGATGTTGCTCAGCGGCCGATACGAGATCTTCTGGAGAAGGAGAGTCCGTAGCCACATCCATCAAGAAGCTTTCTTCCGATTCGATGGGGAACGTCAAGAGACGATTGATCCCACTTCGCCTGCGACGCAGTTGCATCAATGCGAAGTTAATCCCAATACGGTTAAGCCACGTCGAAAACGTGCTCGTCTGTTTGAAGAAAGGGAGATTGATGAAGGCCTTGATCAAGCTCTCTTGAACGACATCCTCTGCATCCTCTGTGTTGTGGAGTATTCGCATCACAGTGCGAAAGACCTGCCTAGAATGTCGTCGGCATAGCTCCTGATATGCGTCACCGTCACCCTGCAGAGCAGCGCTAATCAGCGTGGTTTCGCCCGCGCGAACGCTCTCCCGCATCGGTAGAAATCCGGGTGTTGTCTT includes these proteins:
- a CDS encoding efflux RND transporter permease subunit, encoding MDGFIRALLRYRNVVLILFLASLAVGAFAFFRLDIEAYPDPSPPMVEFITQNPSWSAEEMEQQVTIPLEAGLNGTPKLEQIRSISIFGLSDVKMYFTFDSDYFTDRQEALNRLQSVNLPSSLQPQLSPESPVGEIYRYELTGPGYSLNELKATQDWLLVREMKQVPGILDVAIFGGTTRQYQAEVDPSKLRGLGVTMTQVVTAVQNSNANAGGNYLSLGAQSVNVRGIGLLRSLTDMSNIVVAERNGTPVLLGDVATLKEGHEPRLGIVGRNENPDIVEGIVLLQKGGNSLPALAGLRQKIHDLNTGNLLPPGMQIKTIYDRTRLIKTTTTTVRHVIIFGLILVTLVLLSMLGDIRITLIAAITIPFAVLFAFAMMVLTNQSANLISIGAIDFGILVESSIVVLESVHRRISRHIEVDDIGELITEGVSDAAKPVLFATLIILVAFIPLFTMQGVPGKIFAPMSVTYGFALTGALIFALVFAPVLGSFAVPKRRTREEAGETRLSAFLRKYYERSLKNALRFSKITWTIGIGALVAAFVLFKFVGGEFMPPLEEGNLWIRATMQQDISFQQSADIANGIRVILRSYPEISQVLSQMGRPDDGTDVSTFNNAEFLADLKPAGQWRPQFHGSKDELISAIQKDFERYPGIDFNFSQTIQDNVEEAMSGVKGENSLKLFGKDFDQLTRLADQIQAIMGKVPGITDVGVFNVTGQPSLLVSIDRTKAARFGLQPQDVNNVVQAAVGGAPITQIIDGDRRFDFAVRYSPEFRDTPDAISKILISTPDGNQVPLSAVADVDLRNGAFTIYHEGGRRYIPIKFSVRGRDLASAIQDLQQQLTAKVKLPTGYDYTWAGEFDSLRKEQKRLAIIIPVSVLIILVLLYVQFRTWTDAFIIVGTLPFAAIGGVFTLFFTHTSFSISAAVGFTSLTGVATLGAVVFLSGIRRAQEEDGPVAGLTMGCLDEMRPVVMACFAAGLGLLPAAVATGIGAQTQQPLARVVVGGMVTTLLAILFIIPLLARRSDRDEEQRRELAGPTS
- a CDS encoding GNAT family N-acetyltransferase, which gives rise to MDVTIKDQSVEIMLATPGQQPVLSNLYQLYIHDFTDFVERPLGIDGRFDYDPLPPYWRDPDRFPFIVWVDGKLGGFALVKRGSGFSGDREVWDMADFFIVRGVRGKGVGYKVAKRLWRQFPGRWEVRVMANNVPAQKFWAKAISRFQGKSAEAELVTKGKETRYLFLFDSKANLLDEPQ
- a CDS encoding DsrE family protein; translation: MVRRSFFRQLVALPFAGVASSFGQGTPHKSLNIMMKSAWGSDDPTKAAFPFLHGLALSEAGHSVQIFLLGESVSLMRKSLAGAVVPVGWPPLEQTMTKVAERHVQIYACGACSRARGVLQMDLDQWGAKFGNPAIFVSLVEWADRVITE
- a CDS encoding RNA polymerase sigma factor, whose amino-acid sequence is MEDKTTPGFLPMRESVRAGETTLISAALQGDGDAYQELCRRHSRQVFRTVMRILHNTEDAEDVVQESLIKAFINLPFFKQTSTFSTWLNRIGINFALMQLRRRRSGINRLLTFPIESEESFLMDVATDSPSPEDLVSAAEQHHALLHAISVLPASLRGIIGSRFHQEASIREIATAIGLSEPAVKSRLHRARSRLRQTMAKRNGVAQETQMKFKPD